In Flavobacterium lacustre, a genomic segment contains:
- a CDS encoding thiol-disulfide oxidoreductase DCC family protein, which translates to MQNLPPNKKIILFDGVCNLCNTAVQFIIKYDKKDVFRFVTLQSDLGHEIIKHIGIDTKVIDSIVLYQPGVAYYYKSAAALEIAKDLNGIFYWTRILKILPERLRNSLYDYIARNRYKWYGKKETCIMPTNALKLKFL; encoded by the coding sequence ATGCAAAACCTTCCTCCCAATAAAAAAATAATTCTCTTTGATGGCGTTTGCAATTTGTGTAATACTGCAGTTCAATTTATTATTAAATACGATAAAAAAGATGTTTTTCGATTTGTTACTTTACAGTCTGATTTAGGACATGAAATTATCAAACACATCGGAATTGATACTAAAGTAATTGATAGTATTGTGCTGTATCAACCCGGAGTTGCTTATTATTATAAATCCGCTGCAGCTCTTGAAATTGCTAAAGATTTAAACGGTATTTTTTATTGGACACGAATCCTAAAAATACTTCCCGAAAGATTAAGGAATAGCCTTTATGATTACATTGCCCGAAACCGCTACAAATGGTATGGAAAAAAAGAGACATGCATAATGCCTACAAATGCATTAAAATTAAAATTTTTATGA
- a CDS encoding endonuclease MutS2, whose amino-acid sequence MISITEKTLQDLQFTTVLETISTICNTDIGKQKALEITPFKDKDSLMQALMQTSEYVSSFQNNNAIPNHGFDAITHEIKFLAIEDSFLEVGSFRKIATISGTVNFLLNYFKKFDDYYPNLNSRASQVELTKDIILMIDDVVDKYGEIKDNASPDLLNIRRNMNVVRGKVNQSFGMALSQYNALGYLDDIKESFVQNRRVLAVLAMYRRKVKGSILGSSKTGSIAYIEPEATLHYSRELSNLEYEEKEEITRILKQLSNAIRPYLPLLIQYQDFLSDIDVIAAKAKYANRINGILPTITEERRLYFRDAYHPILYLNNKQKNEITHPQTIELNQENRIIVISGPNAGGKTISLKTVGLLQLMLQSGMLIPVHERSETFLFDRILTDIGDNQSIENHLSTYSYRLKNMNYFLKKCNRKTMFLIDEFGTGSDPDLGGALAEIFLEEFYHREAFGIITTHYSNLKILANELPFAQNANMLFDEKSLEPMYKLALGQAGSSFTFEVAQKNGIPFGLINRAKKKIETGKVRFDKTIATLQKERSKMEKTSQTLKEEESKAREEGKKMENINVKIKQKLESYQELYDSNQKTIYIGQKIEDIAEKYFNNKNKKDLIGEFLKIIEIENSKRRKATAKETKALVEKKKEIIEEVTVQVEEIRAAKKEKKLKVVVEKPKPILKVGDRVRMFDGKAVGSIDSIEKNKATVNYGVFTSKVSLDVLELVEAVKK is encoded by the coding sequence ATGATATCCATCACCGAAAAAACATTACAAGATTTACAATTTACAACTGTACTCGAAACCATTTCGACAATTTGTAATACCGATATTGGTAAACAAAAAGCACTAGAAATTACGCCATTTAAAGACAAAGATTCTTTGATGCAGGCGTTGATGCAGACCTCAGAATACGTGTCTTCTTTTCAAAACAATAATGCGATTCCTAATCATGGTTTTGATGCCATTACGCATGAAATTAAGTTTTTGGCCATTGAAGACAGTTTCCTGGAAGTAGGCAGTTTTAGAAAAATCGCTACCATTTCCGGAACAGTAAATTTCTTGTTGAATTACTTTAAAAAGTTTGATGATTATTATCCAAATCTGAATTCAAGAGCGTCACAGGTAGAATTGACGAAAGATATTATTTTGATGATTGATGATGTCGTTGATAAATATGGAGAAATAAAAGACAATGCTTCTCCTGATTTATTGAACATTCGCCGGAACATGAATGTGGTTCGAGGCAAAGTAAATCAAAGTTTTGGTATGGCGCTTTCACAATATAATGCGTTGGGTTATTTAGACGATATTAAAGAAAGTTTTGTTCAAAACCGTAGAGTTTTAGCGGTTTTAGCTATGTATCGCCGAAAAGTGAAAGGTTCTATTCTTGGCAGTTCTAAAACCGGAAGTATCGCTTATATCGAACCCGAAGCAACATTGCATTATTCGAGAGAACTCAGCAATTTAGAATATGAAGAGAAGGAAGAAATTACCCGAATTTTAAAACAATTATCGAATGCGATTCGGCCTTATTTACCTTTATTAATTCAATACCAGGATTTTTTAAGTGATATTGATGTGATTGCTGCAAAAGCAAAATATGCAAACCGAATTAATGGGATTTTACCAACGATTACAGAGGAAAGACGCCTTTATTTTAGAGATGCCTATCATCCTATTTTATATTTGAATAACAAGCAAAAAAACGAAATTACACATCCGCAAACTATTGAACTGAATCAGGAAAATAGGATTATTGTGATTTCTGGGCCTAATGCAGGAGGAAAAACCATCTCATTAAAAACGGTTGGTTTGCTGCAATTGATGTTGCAATCCGGGATGTTGATTCCGGTTCACGAACGAAGCGAAACTTTTTTGTTTGATAGAATACTTACAGATATTGGAGATAATCAATCTATTGAAAATCATTTAAGTACATATAGTTACCGATTAAAGAACATGAATTACTTTTTGAAAAAATGTAATAGAAAAACCATGTTCCTGATTGATGAATTTGGTACTGGTTCTGATCCGGATTTAGGAGGAGCTTTGGCTGAAATATTCTTAGAAGAGTTTTATCATCGGGAAGCATTCGGGATTATAACCACACATTATTCAAACCTGAAAATTTTAGCGAATGAATTGCCATTTGCTCAAAATGCCAATATGCTTTTTGATGAAAAATCATTAGAACCCATGTATAAATTGGCTTTGGGTCAAGCTGGAAGTTCTTTTACATTTGAAGTGGCGCAGAAAAACGGAATCCCTTTTGGTTTAATTAATAGGGCCAAAAAGAAAATTGAAACTGGAAAAGTTCGTTTTGATAAAACAATTGCCACACTTCAAAAAGAACGTTCTAAAATGGAAAAAACGTCTCAAACGCTAAAAGAAGAAGAATCGAAAGCGCGGGAAGAAGGTAAAAAAATGGAAAATATCAATGTAAAAATTAAGCAAAAACTGGAAAGCTATCAGGAATTGTATGACAGCAATCAGAAAACGATTTACATTGGACAAAAAATAGAAGATATTGCCGAGAAATATTTCAATAATAAAAATAAAAAAGACCTGATTGGAGAGTTTCTGAAAATCATTGAAATTGAAAATTCTAAACGTAGAAAAGCAACTGCCAAGGAAACTAAAGCTTTGGTAGAAAAGAAAAAAGAAATTATTGAGGAAGTTACCGTTCAAGTGGAAGAAATTAGAGCTGCCAAAAAAGAAAAGAAATTAAAAGTAGTAGTCGAGAAACCAAAACCTATTTTGAAAGTGGGTGATCGTGTGAGAATGTTTGACGGAAAAGCAGTAGGAAGCATTGATTCTATTGAAAAAAACAAAGCAACCGTTAATTATGGTGTCTTTACTTCTAAAGTAAGCTTGGATGTTTTAGAATTGGTAGAAGCTGTAAAAAAATAA
- the ung gene encoding uracil-DNA glycosylase, whose amino-acid sequence MQINLRAEWQSILSDEIQQSYFQDLIKTVDQEYKNHTCYPPKELIFAAFNNCSFKDLKVVIIGQDPYHGKGEANGLCFSVNDGVKIPPSLRNIFREMCDDLDILLFPATGNLESWAKQGVLLLNASLTVQEDNPNSHKHLKWNVFTDAVIQKISDEKQNVVFLLWGNFAHKKGLKIDRNKHLILESGHPSPMSANQGKWFGNKHFSKTNEYLKEKGICPVEWNSDHYQ is encoded by the coding sequence ATGCAAATTAATTTACGTGCAGAATGGCAATCTATTTTATCTGATGAAATTCAGCAATCGTATTTTCAGGATTTAATCAAAACTGTAGATCAAGAATACAAAAACCATACCTGTTATCCTCCGAAAGAGTTGATTTTTGCCGCTTTTAATAATTGTAGTTTTAAAGATTTAAAAGTCGTTATCATTGGTCAAGATCCATATCACGGAAAAGGAGAAGCAAATGGCTTGTGTTTTTCTGTAAATGACGGAGTAAAAATTCCTCCTTCGCTACGAAATATTTTTAGGGAAATGTGTGATGATTTGGACATTTTATTATTTCCTGCAACAGGAAATTTAGAATCTTGGGCGAAGCAGGGTGTTTTGCTTTTGAATGCTTCTTTGACCGTCCAAGAAGACAATCCAAACAGCCATAAACATTTAAAATGGAATGTTTTCACTGATGCCGTTATCCAAAAAATTTCAGATGAAAAACAAAACGTTGTTTTTTTACTTTGGGGCAATTTCGCTCATAAAAAAGGACTGAAAATTGACCGAAACAAGCATTTAATTTTAGAATCCGGGCATCCTTCTCCGATGAGTGCCAATCAGGGAAAATGGTTTGGAAACAAGCATTTTAGTAAAACAAATGAATATCTGAAAGAAAAAGGAATATGTCCTGTTGAATGGAATTCTGATCATTATCAATAA
- the ettA gene encoding energy-dependent translational throttle protein EttA: MADDKKVIFSMSKLSKTYQGADKPVLKNIYLSFFYGAKIGILGLNGSGKSSLLKIIAGVDKNYQGDVVFAPGYTVGYLEQEPILDDNKTVIEIVREGVAETMAVLDEFNKINDSFGLPEVYENADKMEQLMDRQALLQDKIDALGAWEIDTKLEIAMDALRTPEGDTPIKNLSGGERRRVALCRLLLQQPDVLLLDEPTNHLDAESVLWLEQHLAQYAGTVIAVTHDRYFLDNVAGWILELDRGEGIPWKGNYSSWLDQKSSRMALEEKVASKRRKNLERELDWVRQGAKGRQTKQKARLQNYDKLLNEDQKQLDENLEIYIPNGPRLGTNVIEAKNVSKAFGDKLLYDNLNFTLPQAGIVGIIGPNGAGKSTIFKMIMGEEKPDSGEFLIGDTVKIAYVDQAHSNIDPNKSIWENFADGQELIMMGGKQVNSRAYLSRFNFGGGEQNKKVSMLSGGERNRLHLAMTLKEEGNVLLLDEPTNDLDINTLRALEEGLENFAGCAVVISHDRWFLDRICTHILAFEGNSEVYYFEGGFSDYEENKKKRLGGDLTPKRLKYRKLIRS, from the coding sequence ATGGCAGACGATAAAAAAGTAATCTTCTCAATGTCAAAATTGAGTAAAACGTATCAAGGAGCAGATAAACCGGTACTTAAAAACATCTATTTGAGTTTCTTTTATGGAGCTAAAATTGGTATTTTGGGTTTAAATGGTTCCGGAAAATCTTCCTTATTAAAAATTATTGCAGGCGTTGACAAAAATTACCAAGGTGATGTGGTGTTTGCACCAGGTTACACGGTAGGTTATTTAGAACAAGAACCTATTTTAGACGATAACAAAACGGTTATTGAAATTGTAAGAGAAGGAGTTGCCGAAACAATGGCAGTTTTAGACGAATTCAATAAAATCAATGATAGTTTTGGTTTACCGGAAGTCTATGAAAATGCCGATAAAATGGAGCAATTGATGGATCGTCAAGCGCTTTTACAAGACAAAATTGATGCATTGGGAGCTTGGGAAATTGATACCAAACTAGAAATTGCAATGGATGCTTTACGTACTCCGGAAGGCGATACACCAATCAAGAATTTATCTGGAGGAGAGCGTCGTCGTGTAGCTTTATGTCGTTTGTTGTTGCAACAACCTGACGTATTACTCCTGGATGAGCCTACGAATCACTTGGATGCGGAGAGTGTACTTTGGTTAGAACAACATTTAGCACAATACGCAGGAACTGTAATTGCAGTAACGCACGATAGATATTTCTTAGATAATGTAGCCGGTTGGATTCTTGAACTAGACAGAGGTGAAGGAATTCCTTGGAAAGGGAATTATTCTTCTTGGTTAGACCAAAAATCAAGCCGTATGGCATTAGAAGAAAAAGTAGCTTCAAAACGCAGAAAGAATTTAGAACGTGAGTTGGACTGGGTTCGTCAAGGTGCCAAAGGGCGTCAAACGAAACAAAAAGCGCGTTTACAGAACTACGATAAATTATTGAATGAAGACCAAAAACAATTGGATGAAAATCTGGAAATTTATATTCCAAATGGTCCACGTTTAGGAACGAATGTAATTGAAGCCAAAAATGTTTCTAAAGCTTTTGGAGATAAATTGTTATATGATAATTTAAATTTCACTTTACCACAAGCAGGAATTGTTGGTATTATTGGACCAAATGGTGCTGGTAAATCAACTATTTTCAAAATGATAATGGGAGAAGAGAAGCCAGATTCAGGAGAATTCTTAATTGGAGATACCGTAAAAATTGCTTATGTAGATCAGGCACACTCCAACATTGATCCTAATAAATCAATTTGGGAAAACTTTGCTGACGGTCAGGAATTAATCATGATGGGCGGGAAGCAAGTAAATTCAAGAGCTTATTTATCCCGATTTAATTTTGGTGGTGGGGAACAAAACAAGAAAGTTTCCATGCTTTCGGGTGGAGAACGCAACCGTTTACACCTTGCAATGACTTTGAAAGAAGAAGGAAACGTATTGTTACTAGATGAGCCAACGAATGATTTGGACATTAATACGCTTCGTGCTTTAGAGGAAGGTTTAGAGAATTTTGCAGGTTGTGCTGTAGTTATTTCTCACGACAGATGGTTCTTAGATAGAATTTGTACACACATTTTAGCATTCGAAGGAAACTCTGAAGTATACTATTTTGAAGGTGGCTTCTCTGATTATGAGGAAAATAAGAAAAAACGTTTAGGTGGTGATTTAACACCAAAACGTTTGAAATACAGAAAACTGATTAGAAGTTAA
- a CDS encoding T9SS type A sorting domain-containing protein yields MKNTILSLLLCFFGLLAKDLQAQVLSVASGSGFNIKSGTVVSAAGLDLTPSADFSLKASLSGGTTVSNTTTIPSIKRSYQFSCTTASFNGALKINYQDTELNGLTESSLKLLYNNGSAWTIDNSSTNNATDNFVLTSLSTKTLNELSLGYCMVPNAPTVSGVAVCKGTSATLNTSSQGTINWYNASTGGSLLYTGSTYVTPPLSSSTTYYVSATTCATSIKRTEVKVTVSTPALATTISGAGTLCSGNTKVLTLTKGYVGAIKWQISTDGIAFTDVTPAVSTASYSIPKTLPAAKSYSFRVVMTSGACSATTKPVVISIAPAAVTGTIAASNTVCSGSATKLVLTGNVGTIQWQLATTATGTYSNISGATAATYTTPLLTTSVFYRAMVTSNGCSSATAGFGITVQKAVAGTVAGVPTSSVCLTTPPTLSLKGSSGSVFQWQSATTSTGTYTAITGGTSSTYVANNSKVAETRYYRVAVSYPNCSTVFTPTVKVTFKTCSSNSKEVEEIPSGTRFSVMAYPNPFTSNFKLGVTTSSIGKVNVSVYDMIGRLVEQRKTDISEIANQEMGNNYPSGVYNIIVTQDADSKTLRVIKR; encoded by the coding sequence CTACTCTGCTTCTTTGGTCTTTTGGCCAAGGATTTGCAGGCCCAAGTGCTCTCGGTAGCCTCAGGCTCAGGGTTCAATATCAAGTCAGGCACCGTGGTTAGCGCCGCGGGCCTAGACCTGACACCCTCCGCTGATTTTAGTCTCAAAGCGAGTCTTTCTGGTGGCACTACCGTAAGTAATACGACAACGATACCCTCTATCAAGAGAAGTTATCAATTTAGCTGCACCACTGCATCGTTTAACGGTGCGTTGAAAATCAATTATCAAGACACAGAACTCAATGGGCTTACTGAAAGCAGTTTGAAATTGCTCTATAACAACGGTAGCGCCTGGACTATAGACAACAGCAGCACTAATAATGCAACTGACAATTTTGTATTGACCTCCTTAAGTACTAAAACCCTGAACGAGTTAAGTTTGGGCTATTGTATGGTTCCTAATGCACCAACAGTTAGTGGTGTTGCGGTTTGCAAAGGAACTTCGGCAACCTTAAATACTAGTAGTCAGGGCACCATCAATTGGTACAATGCGTCGACAGGCGGTAGTTTGTTGTACACTGGTAGCACTTATGTCACGCCACCGCTGAGTTCTTCTACAACCTATTATGTGAGTGCCACTACTTGTGCCACCAGCATTAAAAGAACAGAAGTAAAAGTTACCGTTAGCACGCCCGCTTTAGCTACCACAATATCAGGAGCAGGAACATTATGCTCTGGCAATACCAAAGTATTGACATTGACAAAAGGATATGTGGGGGCTATAAAATGGCAAATTTCCACAGATGGTATTGCCTTTACGGATGTAACTCCTGCGGTATCAACTGCCAGTTATTCAATTCCAAAAACGCTTCCTGCAGCCAAATCATATTCGTTTAGAGTGGTTATGACCAGCGGTGCCTGTTCCGCAACCACTAAACCTGTTGTGATTAGTATTGCTCCGGCTGCGGTTACTGGAACCATAGCAGCCAGCAATACGGTTTGTTCAGGAAGTGCCACAAAATTAGTGCTAACTGGTAATGTAGGAACCATTCAATGGCAATTAGCCACTACGGCAACCGGAACTTATTCGAATATCAGTGGGGCGACAGCGGCAACTTATACCACTCCGCTTTTGACGACTTCGGTTTTCTACAGAGCAATGGTAACCAGTAATGGGTGTTCGTCAGCGACTGCCGGCTTTGGAATTACGGTTCAAAAAGCTGTTGCAGGTACTGTTGCAGGAGTTCCTACTTCAAGTGTTTGTTTAACTACTCCCCCAACCTTATCTTTAAAAGGATCTTCGGGAAGCGTTTTTCAGTGGCAATCAGCCACCACAAGTACAGGCACCTATACGGCTATTACAGGAGGGACTTCTAGCACATATGTTGCCAATAATTCCAAAGTTGCAGAAACACGCTACTACAGGGTTGCTGTTTCTTATCCTAATTGTTCGACCGTCTTTACACCAACAGTGAAAGTCACTTTTAAAACGTGTTCTTCTAATTCTAAAGAGGTGGAAGAAATACCAAGCGGTACAAGATTTAGTGTAATGGCTTATCCAAATCCGTTTACGTCGAACTTTAAGTTGGGTGTTACTACATCAAGTATTGGTAAAGTCAACGTAAGTGTGTATGATATGATTGGAAGATTGGTAGAGCAACGCAAAACCGATATATCCGAAATCGCGAATCAGGAAATGGGTAACAATTATCCCTCCGGAGTTTATAATATCATTGTAACACAAGATGCGGATAGTAAAACATTACGAGTGATTAAGCGATAG
- a CDS encoding T9SS type A sorting domain-containing protein, whose amino-acid sequence MKKTNLVLLLFLFGALNNTIQAQELSVEKGTGFNIKSGTVLSVAGLDLSPSTDFSLSSSLSLSSAVSNATITPYINRSYQFIPTTEAFSGVLRINYQDTELNGLVEISLKLLYNTGGVWSVDNSSTNDVSANYVNTTLTAKTLNELSLGNNTNLTVEEFPIITKFSVMTYPNPFANSFKLEITTSSLERVKVSIFDAIGRLIEQRNTDVSEIANQEMGSNYPSGVYTIIVTQDPDTKTLRVIKK is encoded by the coding sequence ATGAAAAAAACAAACCTAGTCCTCCTACTCTTCCTTTTTGGTGCTTTGAACAATACAATTCAGGCACAAGAACTCTCCGTGGAAAAAGGTACGGGATTCAATATCAAGTCAGGCACCGTGTTAAGCGTCGCGGGCTTGGATTTATCGCCCTCCACTGATTTTAGTCTTAGCTCAAGTCTCTCTCTCAGTAGCGCGGTCAGTAATGCTACAATAACTCCTTACATAAACAGGAGTTATCAATTTATCCCTACCACTGAAGCGTTTAGCGGTGTACTGAGAATCAATTATCAAGACACAGAACTCAATGGGCTAGTCGAAATCAGTTTGAAATTGCTTTATAACACAGGAGGTGTTTGGTCAGTTGATAACAGCAGTACTAACGATGTCTCTGCTAATTATGTAAATACTACCTTAACAGCCAAAACCTTAAATGAACTAAGCCTGGGAAATAATACTAATTTAACGGTCGAGGAGTTTCCGATAATTACTAAATTCAGTGTAATGACGTATCCAAATCCATTTGCTAATAGCTTCAAATTGGAAATCACCACATCAAGCCTCGAAAGAGTCAAAGTGAGCATATTTGACGCAATAGGAAGATTGATAGAACAACGCAATACCGATGTATCCGAAATTGCGAATCAGGAAATGGGTAGCAATTATCCTTCCGGTGTTTACACTATTATTGTAACACAAGATCCGGATACTAAGACATTGAGAGTGATTAAAAAATAG
- the holA gene encoding DNA polymerase III subunit delta gives MDEVVKIVNDIKSGNIKPIYFLMGEEPYYIDKLSDYIEQHVLSEEEKGFNQTVLYGRDVTIEDIVSTAKRYPMMADRQVVIVKEAQDLIRTIDKLDSYAENPMPSTVLVLCYKYKTLDKRKKLSKLLAKNGIVYESKKLYDNQVGDWIKRVLSGKKYGIEPKATAMLVEFLGTDLSKINNELEKLQIILPKGSTITPHHIEENIGFSKDYNIFELRKAIGERDQLKAYSIADNFAKNPKDNPLVVTTGLVFGFFVQLLKYHGLKDKNPNNVAAVLGIRPFFLKDYDVALRNYPMRKVSQIVGALRDIDVKSKGVGANALSQSDLLREMLYKIFN, from the coding sequence ATGGATGAAGTAGTAAAAATTGTAAATGATATAAAAAGTGGTAATATCAAACCCATATATTTTTTGATGGGCGAGGAGCCTTATTATATTGACAAACTCTCAGATTACATAGAACAACATGTTTTATCGGAAGAAGAAAAAGGCTTCAATCAAACCGTTCTTTATGGCAGAGATGTAACAATTGAAGATATCGTTTCTACCGCTAAAAGGTATCCTATGATGGCAGACCGTCAGGTAGTCATTGTTAAGGAAGCGCAAGATTTAATCAGAACCATTGATAAACTCGACAGTTATGCCGAAAATCCTATGCCATCAACTGTTTTAGTGCTTTGCTACAAATATAAAACGTTAGATAAACGAAAAAAACTATCTAAACTTCTTGCCAAAAACGGGATTGTTTACGAAAGTAAAAAACTGTATGACAACCAAGTTGGCGACTGGATTAAGCGGGTATTATCCGGAAAAAAATATGGAATTGAGCCTAAAGCTACAGCCATGTTGGTTGAATTTTTAGGAACCGATTTGAGTAAAATAAACAACGAACTCGAAAAATTACAAATCATTTTACCCAAAGGAAGTACCATAACTCCGCATCATATTGAAGAGAATATTGGTTTTAGCAAAGATTATAATATTTTTGAATTGCGAAAAGCTATTGGTGAACGCGACCAATTAAAAGCCTATTCTATTGCTGATAATTTTGCTAAAAATCCAAAAGACAATCCACTGGTAGTGACAACAGGATTAGTTTTTGGTTTTTTTGTGCAGCTCTTAAAATACCACGGATTAAAAGATAAAAATCCCAATAATGTTGCTGCGGTACTTGGTATCAGACCTTTTTTTCTAAAAGATTATGATGTTGCATTACGCAATTACCCAATGCGAAAAGTGAGTCAGATTGTTGGTGCATTGCGTGACATAGATGTAAAAAGTAAGGGAGTTGGTGCTAATGCGCTGTCACAATCGGATTTATTACGAGAAATGCTTTATAAAATATTTAATTAG
- a CDS encoding CAL67264 family membrane protein, whose translation MGMNKNTILGWATLIMIVMGLLLIGLGAFRYDDVAGWGFAAVGVGFLANAWVFSSLKGRV comes from the coding sequence ATGGGAATGAATAAAAATACCATCTTAGGCTGGGCTACTTTGATAATGATTGTAATGGGATTGTTGCTTATAGGATTAGGCGCTTTTAGATATGATGATGTAGCAGGTTGGGGATTTGCAGCTGTTGGCGTAGGATTCTTAGCTAATGCATGGGTTTTTAGCTCTTTGAAAGGAAGAGTATAA